The Aquidulcibacter paucihalophilus genomic interval TGGGCCTTCGTCCGCCTGTCCAAACTGATCGAGGATTTCGAGAAGGGGCTCGACAAGGATGACGAGATCGGGGCCCGCATCGTCGGCCTGCCGGGGGACGGCACCATGTCGATCGAGGACCTGGGCTTCTGGGGCCCGGACTTCATCATGTTCCTGGGCAAGAATTCCGACGGCAAGCCGGTGCGGCTGATCCAGCACTATGGCCAGATCAATGTCCTGCTCGACGCCCGCAAGAAGCCCGAGGAACGCGAGGCCCGCCGCATCGGCTTCCAGCTCTCGGAACTGGTCAGGAAAACCAGCCCGAAGTGACCGGGCAGGGGCCGCGGCCTCAACAGTGTCTTCTCGCCCCCGATCTTCTCGCCCCTGGACACCCTCGACTCACCCCTCCCGCCCCGGGCCGGGGCACCTGAATCGCGCGCAAGGCCGCTGTACGACCGGTTCTGACGCAGCCGTCTGCATAGTGGAAGAACGCCCGCCGGGCGGGTCTTTGACAGTCCGGAACATGCCGCCCGCGCCGCTCCCAGGCGCGGTCGAACGGTCGGCCCCTCCGGGCGGGACTCCGGGTCAATTTCAGCCCGATTTTTCTGGCGCGAATGGTGTCTTCCCGACCCCGCCTGCGCGTCGGATCAGAGCGAGGCGGCCCAGTCCGTGGCGCGCACCAGGCTGTCGACGATGCCCGGTTCGCTTGAGGCGTGGCCGGCGTCCCTGACGATGTCCAGTTTCGCCTCCGGCCAGGCGCGGTGAAGCGCCCAGGCGCTGGCGATCGGGGTCACCACGTCGAACCGGCCCTGGGCGATCCAGCACGGAATGTGCTTGATCCGGCTGATGTTCTTCAGCAGCCAGCCTTCCTCGGGGAAGAAGCCGCCGTTCATGAAGTACCAGCATTCGATCCGGGCGAAGGCGACGGCGAACTCGGGTTCGGCGAACTTGTCAGGTCGGGCGTCGGGGCCCTCGACGCTGACCGTCTCGCCCTCCCAGCTCGACCAGGCGATGGCGCAGCGCTCGCGCTCGGCCCGGTCGTCGCCGGTCAGCCGCTTGTAGTAGGCGCCCATCAGGTCGTGGCGTTCGTCTTCCGGGATCGGCGCGACGAACCGCTCCCAGGCGTCGGGGAAGATGTTCGACGCCCCGTCCTGGTAGAACCAGTGCAGTTCCGGCTTCGTCAGCAGGAAGATGCCGCGCAGCAGCAGGGAGGCGACCCGCTCCGGATGGGTGATGGCGTATGCCAACGACAGGGTGGAGCCCCAGCTGCCGCCGAACACGACCCATTTGTCGATGCCCAGCAGTTCGCGAAGACGCTCGATGTCCTCGATCAGGGTCCAGGTGGTGTTGTCCTCCAGCGAGGCATTGGGCCGGCTCTGGCCGCAGCCGCGCTGGTCGAACAGGACGATCCGGTATTTCGCCGGATCGAAATAGCGCCGCATGCCCGGATTGACCGCGCCGCCGGGTCCGCCGTGCAGCACCACGACCGGCAGCCCCTGCGGATTGCCGCATTCCTCGTAGTAGATTTCGTGCACGCCGCCGGTCGACATGAAACCGGTCGCATAGGCCTCGATTTCAGGGAAAAGCTCACGGCGAGCAGTAGCGGGCGCAGGGAAGGCCATACGGGTAATCGGTCTCGGTTCGCGCCGTCAGGCGGGTGTTGATTGTGACCGCAATGCGGCAACGAGAAGCAAAAGCCAAGCTGCGATCATCATCACGCCGCCGATCGGCGCAACGGCACCCATCGCGTTCAGGCTCAACAGGGCGATCGCTGAAAGGGCCAGGCAGAAGACAAGGCCGCCCAAGGCCGAAAGCCACCCCGCCAGCACCACCAGCCGGCCGCGAGCCGGCCATGCGGCGCAGAGCAGGGCGAGGACGGCGTGGACCATCTGGTAGTGGCTTCCGGTGGTCAGCAGCGCCTTGATCTGCGGCCCCGTCCCGTGCGCCGCGAAGGCGCCGATCAGGACGGCGAGCGCCCCGTTCAATGCCGCGAAGGCCGCCAGCTTGCGAGAAATGGTCATTACCAGACGCTAGCCGACAGAATCCCGCGCGTCTGCTATTCGCCGACGATGAACGCCGCCCAGCGCATGGCCCTGCAGTATGTGTTGCTCTTCGGCGCCACTGGCGTGAGCCTTCCGTTTGCAGGCCTGTGGCTGAGCGCGCAGGGGTTGAGCGGGGCCCAGATCGGAACCGTCCTGGCGGCACCGATGCTGGCCCGAATCATCACCGGGCCCCTGCTGGCGGTCTGGGCCGACGGCTTCCGCCTGAGGCGCACGCCGATCGCGCTGCTCGGCGGGATCATGGCGCTGGGCTATGGCCTTGCGGGCCTTGCCGACGGCTTCGCCCTGCGTGCCGCCGGCTGGTTCATCGGGGCCACGGCCATGGGGGTGCTGGTGCCCCTGACCGACGTGATGACCCTGCGCCTCGCGTCGCGCTTCGGCTTCACCTTCGCCCTGCCGCGCGGGACCGGCTCCGCGGCCTTCGTGGTCGCCAACATCGGTATGGGCATGCTCCTGCTGACCGCGCCGGTCGACGGGATCATCGTCTGGATCGTGGCCACCTCGGTGGCCTTCGCGGCGACCGCCATCCTGGCGCTGCCGGCGGAGCCCGTGGCGGACGGCGACCCCCTGCGGGGCCGGGAGCGGTTCCGGGGGCTCGGCCAGCTGCTGGGCGATCCGGTCTTCCTGACGACCATCTTTGCCGTCGGGGCCGTCCAGGCCGCCCACGCTTTCCAGTACGGCTTCTCGGCCATCCTGTGGAAGGCACAGGGGATCAGCGAGGCCGTGACGGGCCAGCTCTGGGCCTTCGGCGTCGTGGTCGAGATCGCGCTGATGTGGCTGTTCGAGCCGTGGCGGCGCCGCGTCGGCATCGGTCCCTGGAGCCTGCTGATGGTCGGCTCGGTCGCGGCCATCCTGCGCTGGAGCGTGATGGCCCTCGCGCCGCCGCTGTGGCTCCTCTGGCCCCTCCAGGCCCTGCATGCGCTGACCTTCGCCGCCACCTTCCTCGCCGGCGTACAACTGGTCGAGCGTCTGTCGCCGCCCGGGACCCATACGGCGGCCCAGATGCTCAGTTCGGTGTTGTCAGCCGGTGTGCTGATCGGCCTCGCGACCGCCGTGTCCGGGCCGCTCTACGATCGCTTCGGGGCGGGCGGCTACTGGGCCATGGCGGCGCTGGCCGGCGCGGGCCTCCTCGCCGCCATCCCGTTGCGCGGTCAGTTGGCGCGGGAGCGGGGCAGGGGCGGCAGGTGATGCGCCATGGCCTGGGCCGCGGCCTTGACCGCCCGCTGCACGGCCGCGTCCGTCTCATGCTCGGGCGCGCGCAACAGCCCGATCGCCGGCGTATCCCGCCCGTCCGGCAGACCGGACAGGACGCGGTACAGCAGATAGCTGCCGGCATCCTCCTCTGAGTCCGAACTGGCGTCAGCGGCAAGGCCGGCCTCATTCAGGGCCCGCACCATGTCCGCGACCGGTGCGGTCGCCCGCGCCAGCCCCGGTCCGACCACGTCAAGCCGCCGACCATCGAGGGACCGGTTTTCCGCCCTGATCTGGACCCGGAACGAGTCACTGCGCCGCGTCCGTCCGACGAGGAGCAGTCCCCGGCAACTCCGGTCATCCAGATGGGCGGAAAGGGCCGCCGCCAGGGCCTCGGGCGCGCCCGCATCGACGGCCAGG includes:
- a CDS encoding DUF6173 family protein, with amino-acid sequence MTDKPNASTPPAFVPDWGDKPCPKPGLPATTPERTAALMDGVQMRENPAEWAFVRLSKLIEDFEKGLDKDDEIGARIVGLPGDGTMSIEDLGFWGPDFIMFLGKNSDGKPVRLIQHYGQINVLLDARKKPEEREARRIGFQLSELVRKTSPK
- the pip gene encoding prolyl aminopeptidase, whose translation is MAFPAPATARRELFPEIEAYATGFMSTGGVHEIYYEECGNPQGLPVVVLHGGPGGAVNPGMRRYFDPAKYRIVLFDQRGCGQSRPNASLEDNTTWTLIEDIERLRELLGIDKWVVFGGSWGSTLSLAYAITHPERVASLLLRGIFLLTKPELHWFYQDGASNIFPDAWERFVAPIPEDERHDLMGAYYKRLTGDDRAERERCAIAWSSWEGETVSVEGPDARPDKFAEPEFAVAFARIECWYFMNGGFFPEEGWLLKNISRIKHIPCWIAQGRFDVVTPIASAWALHRAWPEAKLDIVRDAGHASSEPGIVDSLVRATDWAASL
- a CDS encoding DUF423 domain-containing protein, whose amino-acid sequence is MTISRKLAAFAALNGALAVLIGAFAAHGTGPQIKALLTTGSHYQMVHAVLALLCAAWPARGRLVVLAGWLSALGGLVFCLALSAIALLSLNAMGAVAPIGGVMMIAAWLLLLVAALRSQSTPA
- a CDS encoding MFS transporter, with protein sequence MNAAQRMALQYVLLFGATGVSLPFAGLWLSAQGLSGAQIGTVLAAPMLARIITGPLLAVWADGFRLRRTPIALLGGIMALGYGLAGLADGFALRAAGWFIGATAMGVLVPLTDVMTLRLASRFGFTFALPRGTGSAAFVVANIGMGMLLLTAPVDGIIVWIVATSVAFAATAILALPAEPVADGDPLRGRERFRGLGQLLGDPVFLTTIFAVGAVQAAHAFQYGFSAILWKAQGISEAVTGQLWAFGVVVEIALMWLFEPWRRRVGIGPWSLLMVGSVAAILRWSVMALAPPLWLLWPLQALHALTFAATFLAGVQLVERLSPPGTHTAAQMLSSVLSAGVLIGLATAVSGPLYDRFGAGGYWAMAALAGAGLLAAIPLRGQLARERGRGGR